The sequence tgggcaataagagcaaaactccgtctcaaaaaaaaaaaaattaaaattaaaattaaatagctgggctgggcgtggtggctcacgcctgtaatcctagcacttcgggaggccaaggcaggcggatcacctgaggttaggagttcgaaaccaacttggccaacatgttgaaaccccgtctctactaaaaacacaaaaattaccgggcatggtagcaggcacctgtactcccagcaactcaagaggctgaggcaggagaatcgctcaaatcgggaggcagaggttgcagtgagccgagatcacacctttgcactccaaCCTTAGCGGGCTGTGGTGcacatctgaaatcccagctactcaagagggtgaggagggaggatcgcttgatcccaggaagtagaggctggagtgagctatgattgcaccactgtactccaacctggtgGATAGAGcaagatcattaaaaaaaaaaaaaaaaaaaaagaacagcaccCGTTAATGGTCATGACTATGGTGCTTAAAGCATCCTCCCTGTGGTACTCCAAAATCGACCCACCTCAGCCCTTATCCTCCTGTCTTTCAGGCAAAGCAAGTTCTCCTTGAAAACAGCCTGCATTGTGAGTTGGGGCCTTGGGCTGGGAGGGTGTGGAAGTAGAGGAATTACTTCCAAGAAAAGTTGGCTCTTAGCCCCAAAACTCTCCCCACAGGTGCCCCCAAAAGTAAGCCTGTCCCAGAGCCCCTGACACCCCCACTTGGGTCTCCTCGACCTCGAGATGCTAGAAGTTTTACCCCTGGGCGAAGGAACACAGGTAAAGGCGGTGGATCCCTGAGTCCCGGCCCTCAGCCCTCACTTCCCTAGGACCCGGGAGCTGGGCTCACGCAGGGCTCTGGCCCTCCCTCCCacagctccatctcctgggcccTCTGTGATTCGCCGAGGCCGCAGGCAGTCTGGTGAGCGCTCACCCCTAAGGGTGATCCAGGCATCGGGGTGGGAGCTGGGCTCCTGACGTCACTGTGTCCTCCCCGCAGAGCCGGTGAAGGACACTTATGTCATGTTCCCACAGAACGGTCAGTGACTGCCCTGGCTTAGCCTGGTCCATCCCTGTCTGTCTCCTGGCGGGATGTCTGTGGTGGGTTGGGGAGGGGTGGTCGCTTCAGCTCATCAGTTATGGGGGATCACTGTTTTTCCCTTACATCTCACtaatgtttttctctctctcatctctccgTCCTCAGCTAAGCATGGATTCAAGGTAAGAGATATCTCGAGATAGGGTCTGGGCACCTTGACTTCTGGGTCTGATAGAGAAGGGAGCTTGAGTTCCAAAATCCTGGGTCTGAATGGGAAGGGAATTGGAGCCAGACagaatagctcatgcctgtaatctcagtactttgggaggtcaaggcaggaggattgcttgagcccaggagtttgagaccagcctgggcaacatggcaaaacccatccctacaaaaagtacaaaaaaattagccgggcacaccAGTGcatacccatagtcccagctactccggaggctgaggtaggaggattgcttgagcctgagaggcagaggttgcaatgagctgaggtcgagctactgcactctagcctgggtgacagtgagactctgtctccaataaataaataaaaattttaaaagaaaaataaaaaaatttttttttgattgagccagccacagtggctcacacctgtaatcccagcactttgggaggccgaggctggtggatcacctgaggtcaggaatttgagaccaacccggccgacaaggagaaaccccgtctctactaaaaatacaaaaattagctgggcatggtggcagccacctgtaatcccagctactcagaaggctgaggcaggagaattgcttgaagctgggaggtagaggttgcagtgagccgagatcgagccactgcactccagcctgggtgacagagcgagactctgtctcaaaaaaaaataaaaaataaaaaataaattagccgggcgtggtggcaagtgcctgtagtcccagctacttggaggctgaggcaggagaatggcatggacctgggaggcggagcttgcagtgagccaagttctcgccattgcactccagcctgggcaacagagagactctgtctcaaaaagaaaaaaaaaaatttaaaaaattgtccagcctggatgacagagcaaataaataaataaataaaataaaataaataaataaacaaaacttaaaaacaaaagaaaaaaaaattggccaggtatgatggcacacacctgtagtcccagctactcaggaggctgaggtgggaggattgcttggacccaggaggtcgaagctgcagtgagctatgatcgcaccattgcacttcagcctgggcaacagagtaagaccctgtctaaaaaaaaaaaaaagcatggccgggcgcggtggctcaagcctgtaatcccagcactttgggaggccgagatgggcggatcacaaggtcaggagatcgagaccatcctggctaacacggtgaaaccccgtctctactaagaaatacaaaaaatagccgggcgaggtggcagcgcctgtagtcccagctactcgggaggctgaggccggagaatggcgtgaacccgggaggcggagcttgcagtgagctgagatccagccgctgcactccagcctgggctacagagcgagactccgtctcaaaaaaaaaaaaaaaaaaaaaagcaaaatccgggcatagtggctcacgcctgtaatcctagcactttgggaggctgaggcagatggatcacttgaggtcaagagtttgcaaccagcctggccaacatggtgaaaccccatctctactaaaaatacaaatactagccagacattgtggcaggcgcctgtaatcccagctactcaggaggctgaggcgggggaatcgcttgaacctgggaggcgaaggttgcagtgagcagagacggcaccatggcactccaggctgggtgacagagcgagactccatctcaaaacaaacacacaggccgggcacggtggctcaagcctgtaatcccagcactttgggaggccgagacgggcggatcacgaggtcaggagttcgagaccatcctggctaacacagtgaaaccccgtctctactaaaaaatacaaaaaactagccgggcgaggtggcgggcgcctgtagtcccggctactcgggaggctgaggcaggagaatggcgtaaaaacccgggaggcagagcttgcagtgagctgagatccggccactgcactccagcctgggcgacacagcgagactctgtctcaaaaaaaaaaaaaaacaaacacacacaaatgaaggGAATTGGGGCTTGGGGTCCTCTACGTGAGGGAGGAGTCTCGGCTTTTGCCTTCCATCGCTTTCCCTCCTTCACAGCATGCTGGCAGCGAAGGTGAACTCTACCCCTCAGAATCTCAGCCAGCAGTTTCAGGCTCTGGACCGCCTGAGGACCTAGAGGATGCTGGACCTCCAACACTGGACCCCTCTGGGACCTCAATCACTGAAGAAATCCTGGAACTGCTGAATCAGCGAGGCCTTCGAGATCCAGGGGTGAGCTGGCTGTCCCATCATGGTGTCCTTGGGCCTCTGGGTGTGGGCACACAGACCAGGGACCAGGTAGGCCAGCCCATGcgcatacctttttttttttttgagatggagtcttgctctgttgcccaggctggagtgcagtggcgcgatctcagctcactgcaagctctgcctcccaggttcaaacgattctcctgcctcaacctcctgagtagctgggactacaggtgcctgccaccatgcccggctaatttttttttttttttctgtatttttagtagagacagggtttcaccgtgttggccaggctggtcttgaactcctgacctcaagtgacccgcccaccttggcctccaaaaatgctgagattacaggcatgagccaccgtgcccggccaccatgCTGATACCTTTGGCTTCTTCTCCTGTGCCCACTGTAGCCATCCACACATGACATTCCCAAGTTTTCCGGAGACTCCCAGGTGCCTGGCGACAGCGACACCCTCACATTCCAAGCCCTGCCCAGCCGGGACTCttctgaagaggaggaggaggaggaggaggaaggactgGAGATGGATGAACGGGGGCCTTCCCCACTCCATGTCCTGGAGGGGCTTGAAAGTTCCAGTGCAGCTGAAATGCCCAACATTCCCTGCCTTACCAAAATTCCTGACATGTCCAACCTTCCTGAAATTCCCAGCCGCTGTGAAATTCCCGAAGGTCCCCTCCTTCCTAGTCTCTCTGACATTTCTGGTGTTTTTGAGATGCCCTGCCTTCCAGCCATGCCTAGTGTCCCCGACACCCCCAGTCTTTCTAGCACTCCCACCCTCCCCTGTGACTCCTGGCTCCAGGGGCCTCTGCAGGAACCAGTTGAGGCTCCAGCCACCAGAAGAGAACTGTTCTCTGGAAGCAATCCTGGGAAACTGGGAGAGTCGCCCTCAGgaggcaaggcagggccagaggAGGATGAAGAAGGGGTATCATTCCCAGACTTCCAGCCCCAGGATGTCACCCAACATCAGGGATTCCCAGATGAGCTGGCATTCCGCTCTTGCTCAGAAATCCGGAGTGCCTGGCAGGCATTGGAGCAGGGGCAGCTGGCCCGGCCGGGCTTCCCAGAGCCACTGCTGATCCTGGAGGATTCAGATCTGGGTGGAGACAGCGGGAGTGGGAAGGCTGGAGCCCCGAGTTCGGAAAGGACAGCATCCCGAGTGCGAGAGCTGGCCCGGCTTTACAGTGAGCGGATCCAGCAGATGCAGCGGGCGGAGACTCGGGCATCAGCCAATGCCCCCCGCCGCCGGCCTCGGGTTCTGGCCCAACCCCAGCCGTCCCCCTGTCTGCCCCAGGAGCAGGTGGAGCCAGGTGAGGTCTGGGTACGTGGTTGGCAGAGGTGGTCCCCGCTGGGGTAGTGGTCCTGACTTGATCCTCTTTTTGCATTCAGGGCTCCTGCCTGCCTTTGGACACGTGCTGGTGTGTGAGTTGGCCTTCCCGCTGACATGTGCCCAGGAGTCTGTCCCCCTGGGtcctgctgcctgggttcaagctgcCATACCTTTGTCGAAGCAGGGAGGCAGCCCAGATAGCCAGGGTCTACATGTTTCAAATTTGCCTAAGCAAGACCATCCAGGCATCCACGTTTCAGCTGCTATCCTGCCTGAACAAGGAGGTTCCCAGCATGTCCAGGCTCCAGCCGCTACACCTTTGCCCAAGCAGGAATGCCCCCTACACCTCCAGGTGCCAGCTCTTACAACTTTCCCTGATCCAGGCTACCCGGAAACCCAAGTTCCAGCTACCACTCCTTTGCCCCAGCATAGAAGTCACGTGGCTATACCAGCTCCATCCACTGCCTTTTGTCCTGAGCAGGGACACTGTGTGGACATCCACGTTCCCACCACTCCAGCTTTGCCCAAGGAGATTTGTTCTGATTTCACAGTTTCAGCCACCACTCCTGTGCCCAAGCAAGAAGGTCACCTAGACAGCGAGAGCTCAACCAATATCCCACTAACAAAGCAAGGAGGTTCCAGGGATGTTCCAGGCCCAGACCCTGTCTGCAGTCAACCCATCCTGCCTTTGTCTTTGCATGGAAGCAGCCTGGACCCCCAGGGCCCAGGCGACACCCCACCGCCCTTGCCATGTTATCTCCCAGACCTTCAGATTCCAGGCACCTCACCTTTGCCTGCACACGGAAGCCACCTAGACCATCGGATCCCAGCCAACGCCCCACTGTCTCTGTCCCAGGACCTCCCAGACACTCGGGTTCCAGCTACCACACCTTTGCCCCTGCCACAAGGCCTCACAGACATCTGGGTCCAAGCCCTCCCAACTTCACCCAAGCAGGGAAGCCTCCCAGACATCCAGGGTCCAGCGGCTACACCTCCACTTCAGGAGCCAAGCCTTACAGACACACAGGTCCAAAAACTCACACCTTTATTGGAGCAGAAGAGCCTCACAGATGCCCATGATCCAGCTACCACACCTTTACCTGAGAGAGGAGGCTCTCTAGACATTCCGGGCCTCTTACCCACCCCATTTCAGACCACCATGGTTTTGTCCAACCCAGGAGGCTCCTTAGCCTCTcatgttgccaggttggagtctTCAGACTTGACCCCACCTCATAGTCCCCCACCTTCCAGCCGTCAGCTCCTGGGCCCCAATGCAGCTGCCCTCTCCAGATACCTGGCAGCCTCATATATCAGCCAGAGCCTGGCTCGGCGgcaggggcctgggggaggggcccCCGCAGCCTCCCGGGGCTCCTGGTCCTCCTCTGCTCCCACGTCACGGGCATCTTCACCGcccccccagccccagccaccacctcccccagccaggcGGCTCAGCTATGCCACGACGGTTAATATCCACGTGGGTGGGGGTGGGCGGCTGCGGCCAGCCAAGGCCCAGGTCCGGTTGAACCACCCTGCTCTCTTGGCCTCCACACAGGAATCTATGGGCCTTCGCAGGGCCCAGGGGGCTCCTGATGCCCGCTTCCATATGTGAGCCAGGACATGAGACTTCCCCAAAGCAAGGACTTCAGCCAGATGCCACAGACCCTCAGAACTTGACCCGGAAGTCCAGACACTGAACGCAGGCCTCAAAACTGCTGCGGCTTTCCAGCTCCTGGTTTCTGTGTCGGCGAATGGCCCTTCTTGCCTTGATCCACAGCGATGGGGAAGGGAATGTCATGAATGTTTTGTTAATACTGATTGTTTCATGCGATGATGTgtattctcccattctggaggCTGTGGGGGATGACGACAATGAATGGGAAGGTCTAACACAGAACAAATCAGTGGTTCTGAACACTTGGGGAATCTCAGACTCCTTTGAGAATTATTGGAAAATGGATCCACTATAATTTGGAGTGTGATTTCAGCAGGTGTGTGAACTGCTTGACGCCCATTCAGGAAAGCCAAGTTAAGAAGCTCTGCTTCAAGTAGACCCTAGAAATCCATTCCCTTGGCAATTTATACAGTTA comes from Macaca fascicularis isolate 582-1 chromosome 19, T2T-MFA8v1.1 and encodes:
- the PLEKHG2 gene encoding pleckstrin homology domain-containing family G member 2 isoform X1, which encodes MPEGAQGLSLSKPSPSLGCGPRGEVCDCGTVCETRTAAPAAPTMTSPRGSGSSTSLSTVGSEGDPAPGPTPACSASRPEPLPGPPIRLHLSPVGIPGSAKPSRLERVAREIVETERAYVRDLRSIVEDYLSPLLDGGVLGLSVEQVGTLFANIEDIYEFSSELLEDLENSSSAGGIAECFVQRSEDFDIYTLYCMNYPSSLALLRELSLSPPAALWLQERQAQLRHSLPLQSFLLKPVQRILKYHLLLQELGKHWAEGPGAGGREMVEEAIVSMTAVAWYINDMKRKQEHAARLQEVQRRLGGWTGPELSAFGELVLEGAFRGGGGGGPRLRGGERLLFLFSRMLLVAKRRGLEYTYKGHIFCCNLSVSESPRDPLGFKVSDLTIPKHRHLLQAKNQEEKRLWIHCLQRLFFENHPASIPAKAKQVLLENSLHCAPKSKPVPEPLTPPLGSPRPRDARSFTPGRRNTAPSPGPSVIRRGRRQSEPVKDTYVMFPQNAKHGFKHAGSEGELYPSESQPAVSGSGPPEDLEDAGPPTLDPSGTSITEEILELLNQRGLRDPGPSTHDIPKFSGDSQVPGDSDTLTFQALPSRDSSEEEEEEEEEGLEMDERGPSPLHVLEGLESSSAAEMPNIPCLTKIPDMSNLPEIPSRCEIPEGPLLPSLSDISGVFEMPCLPAMPSVPDTPSLSSTPTLPCDSWLQGPLQEPVEAPATRRELFSGSNPGKLGESPSGGKAGPEEDEEGVSFPDFQPQDVTQHQGFPDELAFRSCSEIRSAWQALEQGQLARPGFPEPLLILEDSDLGGDSGSGKAGAPSSERTASRVRELARLYSERIQQMQRAETRASANAPRRRPRVLAQPQPSPCLPQEQVEPGLLPAFGHVLVCELAFPLTCAQESVPLGPAAWVQAAIPLSKQGGSPDSQGLHVSNLPKQDHPGIHVSAAILPEQGGSQHVQAPAATPLPKQECPLHLQVPALTTFPDPGYPETQVPATTPLPQHRSHVAIPAPSTAFCPEQGHCVDIHVPTTPALPKEICSDFTVSATTPVPKQEGHLDSESSTNIPLTKQGGSRDVPGPDPVCSQPILPLSLHGSSLDPQGPGDTPPPLPCYLPDLQIPGTSPLPAHGSHLDHRIPANAPLSLSQDLPDTRVPATTPLPLPQGLTDIWVQALPTSPKQGSLPDIQGPAATPPLQEPSLTDTQVQKLTPLLEQKSLTDAHDPATTPLPERGGSLDIPGLLPTPFQTTMVLSNPGGSLASHVARLESSDLTPPHSPPPSSRQLLGPNAAALSRYLAASYISQSLARRQGPGGGAPAASRGSWSSSAPTSRASSPPPQPQPPPPPARRLSYATTVNIHVGGGGRLRPAKAQVRLNHPALLASTQESMGLRRAQGAPDARFHM
- the PLEKHG2 gene encoding pleckstrin homology domain-containing family G member 2 isoform X10, with the protein product MPEGAQGLSLSKPSPSLGCGPRGEVCDCGTVCETRTAPAAPTMTSPRGSGSSTSLSTVGSEGDPAPGPTPACSASRPEPLPGPPIRLHLSPVGIPGSAKPSRLERVAREIVETERAYVRDLRSIVEDYLSPLLDGGVLGLSVEQVGTLFANIEDIYEFSSELLEDLENSSSAGGIAECFVQRSEDFDIYTLYCMNYPSSLALLRELSLSPPAALWLQERQAQLRHSLPLQSFLLKPVQRILKYHLLLQEVQRRLGGWTGPELSAFGELVLEGAFRGGGGGGPRLRGGERLLFLFSRMLLVAKRRGLEYTYKGHIFCCNLSVSESPRDPLGFKVSDLTIPKHRHLLQAKNQEEKRLWIHCLQRLFFENHPASIPAKAKQVLLENSLHCAPKSKPVPEPLTPPLGSPRPRDARSFTPGRRNTAPSPGPSVIRRGRRQSEPVKDTYVMFPQNAKHGFKHAGSEGELYPSESQPAVSGSGPPEDLEDAGPPTLDPSGTSITEEILELLNQRGLRDPGPSTHDIPKFSGDSQVPGDSDTLTFQALPSRDSSEEEEEEEEEGLEMDERGPSPLHVLEGLESSSAAEMPNIPCLTKIPDMSNLPEIPSRCEIPEGPLLPSLSDISGVFEMPCLPAMPSVPDTPSLSSTPTLPCDSWLQGPLQEPVEAPATRRELFSGSNPGKLGESPSGGKAGPEEDEEGVSFPDFQPQDVTQHQGFPDELAFRSCSEIRSAWQALEQGQLARPGFPEPLLILEDSDLGGDSGSGKAGAPSSERTASRVRELARLYSERIQQMQRAETRASANAPRRRPRVLAQPQPSPCLPQEQVEPGLLPAFGHVLVCELAFPLTCAQESVPLGPAAWVQAAIPLSKQGGSPDSQGLHVSNLPKQDHPGIHVSAAILPEQGGSQHVQAPAATPLPKQECPLHLQVPALTTFPDPGYPETQVPATTPLPQHRSHVAIPAPSTAFCPEQGHCVDIHVPTTPALPKEICSDFTVSATTPVPKQEGHLDSESSTNIPLTKQGGSRDVPGPDPVCSQPILPLSLHGSSLDPQGPGDTPPPLPCYLPDLQIPGTSPLPAHGSHLDHRIPANAPLSLSQDLPDTRVPATTPLPLPQGLTDIWVQALPTSPKQGSLPDIQGPAATPPLQEPSLTDTQVQKLTPLLEQKSLTDAHDPATTPLPERGGSLDIPGLLPTPFQTTMVLSNPGGSLASHVARLESSDLTPPHSPPPSSRQLLGPNAAALSRYLAASYISQSLARRQGPGGGAPAASRGSWSSSAPTSRASSPPPQPQPPPPPARRLSYATTVNIHVGGGGRLRPAKAQVRLNHPALLASTQESMGLRRAQGAPDARFHM
- the PLEKHG2 gene encoding pleckstrin homology domain-containing family G member 2 isoform X5, which translates into the protein MPEGAQGLSLSKPSPSLGCGPRGEVCDCGTVCETRTAAPAAPTMTSPRGSGSSTSLSTVGSEGDPAPGPTPACSASRPEPLPGPPIRLHLSPVGIPGSAKPSRLERVAREIVETERAYVRDLRSIVEDYLSPLLDGGVLGLSVEQVGTLFANIEDIYEFSSELLEDLENSSSAGGIAECFVQRSEDFDIYTLYCMNYPSSLALLRELSLSPPAALWLQERQAQLRHSLPLQSFLLKPVQRILKYHLLLQELGKHWAEGPGAGGREMVEEAIVSMTAVAWYINDMKRKQEHAARLQEVQRRLGGWTGPELSAFGELVLEGAFRGGGGGGPRLRGGERLLFLFSRMLLVAKRRGLEYTYKGHIFCCNLSVSESPRDPLGFKVSDLTIPKHRHLLQAKNQEEKRLWIHCLQRLFFENHPASIPAKAKQVLLENSLHCAPKSKPVPEPLTPPLGSPRPRDARSFTPGRRNTEPVKDTYVMFPQNAKHGFKHAGSEGELYPSESQPAVSGSGPPEDLEDAGPPTLDPSGTSITEEILELLNQRGLRDPGPSTHDIPKFSGDSQVPGDSDTLTFQALPSRDSSEEEEEEEEEGLEMDERGPSPLHVLEGLESSSAAEMPNIPCLTKIPDMSNLPEIPSRCEIPEGPLLPSLSDISGVFEMPCLPAMPSVPDTPSLSSTPTLPCDSWLQGPLQEPVEAPATRRELFSGSNPGKLGESPSGGKAGPEEDEEGVSFPDFQPQDVTQHQGFPDELAFRSCSEIRSAWQALEQGQLARPGFPEPLLILEDSDLGGDSGSGKAGAPSSERTASRVRELARLYSERIQQMQRAETRASANAPRRRPRVLAQPQPSPCLPQEQVEPGLLPAFGHVLVCELAFPLTCAQESVPLGPAAWVQAAIPLSKQGGSPDSQGLHVSNLPKQDHPGIHVSAAILPEQGGSQHVQAPAATPLPKQECPLHLQVPALTTFPDPGYPETQVPATTPLPQHRSHVAIPAPSTAFCPEQGHCVDIHVPTTPALPKEICSDFTVSATTPVPKQEGHLDSESSTNIPLTKQGGSRDVPGPDPVCSQPILPLSLHGSSLDPQGPGDTPPPLPCYLPDLQIPGTSPLPAHGSHLDHRIPANAPLSLSQDLPDTRVPATTPLPLPQGLTDIWVQALPTSPKQGSLPDIQGPAATPPLQEPSLTDTQVQKLTPLLEQKSLTDAHDPATTPLPERGGSLDIPGLLPTPFQTTMVLSNPGGSLASHVARLESSDLTPPHSPPPSSRQLLGPNAAALSRYLAASYISQSLARRQGPGGGAPAASRGSWSSSAPTSRASSPPPQPQPPPPPARRLSYATTVNIHVGGGGRLRPAKAQVRLNHPALLASTQESMGLRRAQGAPDARFHM
- the PLEKHG2 gene encoding pleckstrin homology domain-containing family G member 2 isoform X2; translated protein: MPEGAQGLSLSKPSPSLGCGPRGEVCDCGTVCETRTAPAAPTMTSPRGSGSSTSLSTVGSEGDPAPGPTPACSASRPEPLPGPPIRLHLSPVGIPGSAKPSRLERVAREIVETERAYVRDLRSIVEDYLSPLLDGGVLGLSVEQVGTLFANIEDIYEFSSELLEDLENSSSAGGIAECFVQRSEDFDIYTLYCMNYPSSLALLRELSLSPPAALWLQERQAQLRHSLPLQSFLLKPVQRILKYHLLLQELGKHWAEGPGAGGREMVEEAIVSMTAVAWYINDMKRKQEHAARLQEVQRRLGGWTGPELSAFGELVLEGAFRGGGGGGPRLRGGERLLFLFSRMLLVAKRRGLEYTYKGHIFCCNLSVSESPRDPLGFKVSDLTIPKHRHLLQAKNQEEKRLWIHCLQRLFFENHPASIPAKAKQVLLENSLHCAPKSKPVPEPLTPPLGSPRPRDARSFTPGRRNTAPSPGPSVIRRGRRQSEPVKDTYVMFPQNAKHGFKHAGSEGELYPSESQPAVSGSGPPEDLEDAGPPTLDPSGTSITEEILELLNQRGLRDPGPSTHDIPKFSGDSQVPGDSDTLTFQALPSRDSSEEEEEEEEEGLEMDERGPSPLHVLEGLESSSAAEMPNIPCLTKIPDMSNLPEIPSRCEIPEGPLLPSLSDISGVFEMPCLPAMPSVPDTPSLSSTPTLPCDSWLQGPLQEPVEAPATRRELFSGSNPGKLGESPSGGKAGPEEDEEGVSFPDFQPQDVTQHQGFPDELAFRSCSEIRSAWQALEQGQLARPGFPEPLLILEDSDLGGDSGSGKAGAPSSERTASRVRELARLYSERIQQMQRAETRASANAPRRRPRVLAQPQPSPCLPQEQVEPGLLPAFGHVLVCELAFPLTCAQESVPLGPAAWVQAAIPLSKQGGSPDSQGLHVSNLPKQDHPGIHVSAAILPEQGGSQHVQAPAATPLPKQECPLHLQVPALTTFPDPGYPETQVPATTPLPQHRSHVAIPAPSTAFCPEQGHCVDIHVPTTPALPKEICSDFTVSATTPVPKQEGHLDSESSTNIPLTKQGGSRDVPGPDPVCSQPILPLSLHGSSLDPQGPGDTPPPLPCYLPDLQIPGTSPLPAHGSHLDHRIPANAPLSLSQDLPDTRVPATTPLPLPQGLTDIWVQALPTSPKQGSLPDIQGPAATPPLQEPSLTDTQVQKLTPLLEQKSLTDAHDPATTPLPERGGSLDIPGLLPTPFQTTMVLSNPGGSLASHVARLESSDLTPPHSPPPSSRQLLGPNAAALSRYLAASYISQSLARRQGPGGGAPAASRGSWSSSAPTSRASSPPPQPQPPPPPARRLSYATTVNIHVGGGGRLRPAKAQVRLNHPALLASTQESMGLRRAQGAPDARFHM
- the PLEKHG2 gene encoding pleckstrin homology domain-containing family G member 2 isoform X3, whose protein sequence is MPEGAQGLSLSKPSPSLGCGPRGEVCDCGTVCETRTAAPAAPTMTSPRGSGSSTSLSTVGSEGDPAPGPTPACSASRPEPLPGPPIRLHLSPVGIPGSAKPSRLERVAREIVETERAYVRDLRSIVEDYLSPLLDGGVLGLSVEQVGTLFANIEDIYEFSSELLEDLENSSSAGGIAECFVQRSEDFDIYTLYCMNYPSSLALLRELSLSPPAALWLQERQAQLRHSLPLQSFLLKPVQRILKYHLLLQELGKHWAEGPGAGGREMVEEAIVSMTAVAWYINDMKRKQEHAARLQEVQRRLGGWTGPELSAFGELVLEGAFRGGGGGGPRLRGGERLLFLFSRMLLVAKRRGLEYTYKGHIFCCNLSVSESPRDPLGFKVSDLTIPKHRHLLQAKNQEEKRLWIHCLQRLFFENHPASIPAKAKQVLLENSLHCAPKSKPVPEPLTPPLGSPRPRDARSFTPGRRNTAPSPGPSVIRRGRRQSAKHGFKHAGSEGELYPSESQPAVSGSGPPEDLEDAGPPTLDPSGTSITEEILELLNQRGLRDPGPSTHDIPKFSGDSQVPGDSDTLTFQALPSRDSSEEEEEEEEEGLEMDERGPSPLHVLEGLESSSAAEMPNIPCLTKIPDMSNLPEIPSRCEIPEGPLLPSLSDISGVFEMPCLPAMPSVPDTPSLSSTPTLPCDSWLQGPLQEPVEAPATRRELFSGSNPGKLGESPSGGKAGPEEDEEGVSFPDFQPQDVTQHQGFPDELAFRSCSEIRSAWQALEQGQLARPGFPEPLLILEDSDLGGDSGSGKAGAPSSERTASRVRELARLYSERIQQMQRAETRASANAPRRRPRVLAQPQPSPCLPQEQVEPGLLPAFGHVLVCELAFPLTCAQESVPLGPAAWVQAAIPLSKQGGSPDSQGLHVSNLPKQDHPGIHVSAAILPEQGGSQHVQAPAATPLPKQECPLHLQVPALTTFPDPGYPETQVPATTPLPQHRSHVAIPAPSTAFCPEQGHCVDIHVPTTPALPKEICSDFTVSATTPVPKQEGHLDSESSTNIPLTKQGGSRDVPGPDPVCSQPILPLSLHGSSLDPQGPGDTPPPLPCYLPDLQIPGTSPLPAHGSHLDHRIPANAPLSLSQDLPDTRVPATTPLPLPQGLTDIWVQALPTSPKQGSLPDIQGPAATPPLQEPSLTDTQVQKLTPLLEQKSLTDAHDPATTPLPERGGSLDIPGLLPTPFQTTMVLSNPGGSLASHVARLESSDLTPPHSPPPSSRQLLGPNAAALSRYLAASYISQSLARRQGPGGGAPAASRGSWSSSAPTSRASSPPPQPQPPPPPARRLSYATTVNIHVGGGGRLRPAKAQVRLNHPALLASTQESMGLRRAQGAPDARFHM